Below is a genomic region from Campylobacter geochelonis.
TTCATCTTTTTTTATTTGTTCTTTTCTCAATTCACGAACATTTTGAGAACGTAAAGCCGTGCAAAGTCCCATTATAAGGGCTTCTCGAACAACTATATTGTGTTTATAATTATAAATTGTGTCAATTACAAATTTAAGATGTGCTAAATTTTGAGGGTCGAGATAGCCGTGTCCGTCGCTTTTTTTAAGTGTATAGTGGTCTTTCCAATTTTCATCTCCTATAGGGTTAGTTTCAATAAATTTGCGAATTTTTGCAAATTTTAAAACATCTCTAATTAAATTAAACAATTCTTTTACAGTATCGTGTTTTTTGTTAGCATACAAGCGGTCAAAAATTTCAATGATTTGTGAGTGCGACAACGATTTTATGGGCTTTTCGTAATAGTTAAAAAAATGCAGCATTTGTGATTTTTTCTTTTTAACTGTTTTGTCACTGTTTTCGGCACATTTGAATTTTAAGTATAGCTCAAATACCGATTTTAGCGACATTTGGGAGCTGTTTTTAGCTTCGGTTTTGATTGAATTTAAGGCTTCTATTGCTTGCTTGAAATTCATATCAGGAAAGCTTCCAAGCACCTTAAAAACCCCATTTTTAGCAAGATAGAAAGTCTTGTTATATTTTTTTGTTTTTTTCTTTAGTTTTTTAATTCGGATTTCAAGGTTTGCGACTGGGCGCTCTTTATAAATTCCATTATAGCCGAGTGGCAACGTAAACTCGGATAATATTCTGTCTGGATGGATATTCCAGCCTGAACGTTCGGTTAGGGGGGTTATTTCATTCATACTTCATACTCCGTTTTTTTAGTTCGTGTATAAGTAATTATATGAATTTTTTTAAGTTGCTCGATTTTTTGCTAAAAAAAGGTATCTTTTTTAAAAAAGTACCTTTTTAAATACCGCTTTTGACTTTTTTTTCGGAAATTCAAGTATATAATCATTGGTTTTGTATAGCTAAGTAAAAACTAAGCAAACCAACGGTATTACTTGAGTTTGTAAAGGTTTTTTTTGTGTTAAAAAGCTGGATAATTACGTGTAATGGTGCCCGGAGCCGGAATCGAACCGGCACGGGGTTGCCCCCGCCAGATTTTGAGTCTGGTGCGTCTACCAATTTCACCACCCGGGCAATGGTTAATAAACTATAATTATACAGTTCTTTTCTTAAAATTTATATAAATTTTAAGAAAACTCAAAATTTACTTAGTAAATTTTGAAAAATATCTCGCAAAAATATCTCGCAAAAATATCTCGCAAAAATATCTCGCAAAAATATCTCGCAAAAATATCTCGCAAAAATATCTCGCAAAAATATCTCGCAAAAATATCTCGCAAAAATATCTCGCAAAAATATCTCGCAAAAATATCTCGCAAAAATATCTCGCAAAAATATCTCGCAAAAATATCTCGCAAAAATATCTCGCAAAAATATCTCGCAAAAATATCTCGCAAAAATATCTCGCAAAAATATCTCGCAAAAATATCTCGCAAAAATATCTCGCAAAAATATCTCGCAAAAATATCTCGCAAAAATATCTCGCAAAAATATCTCGCAAAAATATCTCGCAAAAATATCTAAGTGTAAATTTTAAAACAAATTTTTTCCTAAGCTTTGAGTAGCTGTTTTTTTAAATATTATTAAATTTTATAATTATTTTAACGCGAGCGCATTTTTTCTTATTTACTTTTTGATATCAAAACGCCAGCAAATATAATCAAGAAAATTCCTATAAATGCTATGCCATCTGGAAAAACATCACCTAAAAACCAGCCAAAAAGCATAGAAAAAGGTATGTTTGCATAGCTTACAGGCGCGACGATTCCAGCTTTGCTTACGCCATAACTTTTAGTCATATAAACTTGAGCGATTGTAGCAAAAAAGCCCATTCCTGCGATGTATAATATATCAAATTTAGTTGGCATCACAAAAGGCGAGAGCATAAAATCAAGACTTTGGTTTTGATAAATTTCAGCTAAAAGCATTAAAAAAAGAGGTCCAGCACTTCCAACTATCATAAAAGAAAGCACTATTGAGCGAGTGTCGTAGTATTTCTTAAGCTCTCTAATGCTCGTATAGGCAAGCCCTCCACCAAGCCCACTAAATATACCTAAAAGATCTGTTTTTGAAAAGCCGATGTCTGGTTTAACAAATAAAATAAGCCCAAAAAAACCTACCAAAATTGCCATCCAGCCGATACTTCCGATTCTCTCTTTTAAAAAAATATAAGCAAACATAGCTGTAAATATAGGTGAAGTTTGAGAAAAAATCATAGCATTTGCAAGCGGGATATTTGCTATGTTATAAAAAAATGCAAGCAGAGCCAAAAAGCCGATAAAACCCCGTAAAAAAAGTAAAAATGGCTTTCCGCCAACGCTTTTAAGCGGAGATTTTACAACGCTTATGTAGATTAGCGCTACGCCTATAAGATTTCTAAAAAATACAACTTCAAGCGAGCTTAAATTTTGGCTTAAAAGTTTTGAGAAAACTCCCATTACAGCAAAGCAAAGTGCTGAAATCAGCATATATATAACGCCTATATTTATATTTTTAAACATCGTAAGCTTTTGAGTTAAATTTAAAAAGTCAGTTTATTAAATTTAGTATAAATTTAAAAGAGGCGACGCAAGATACGCCGCCATTAGATTATTTCTTTTTAGCAGGTTTTTTTGCTTTTGCAGAAACTGCATCTTTAAGTTGTTTTCCAACTCTGAATTTGACAACTTTTGTAGCTGGTGATTTATAAGTTTTATTTGTGCCAGGAACTTTGCCTTCTCTAGCTGCTCTTTCAGCGATAGCAAAAGATCCAAAACCGATAAAACTAACTATTTCGCCTTTTACTAAAGATTCGCGGATTGAATCTAAAGTAGCATCAACTACCTTTAGTGTGTCTTTTTTTGATAGTCCAGCTTTTTCAGCAACCAATTGAATGAATTCAGCTTTTTTCATGAAGCATCCTTTAAAATAAGTTTTGTGATACCATTCTACAATACTTTTATAAAAAAAACAATACTTTTTTTTCAAAAAATCCCCTAAAATCAAGCTTTTTTCATAAATTTATATAAATTTAATCGAATTTAAGGACTTTTTTAAAAAATATGAACTTAAATAAAACTTAAATCATAATATAGATAAAACCATCTCTCGTTTGTTTTTTATATTTTTAAGTTCAACTAGCTTTAAATTTTGGAATTCCACCTCTTGAAATTCTTGAAAATTTAAAACATTTTTCTTGGCAATTTCCCTTAAAACAATGCCTCTATAGTGTTTTGCAAAGTGGCTTACAACCTTGCCATTTTTTATAAATTTAAGTGTCAAAAACTCTTTTTTAATGCTATAAAATTTATCATAAAATCCAGCACGCAAGTCTAAAATATCCTCGTGTTCAAGTGCCTCATCGAGCGACTTGCTAAAAGTTTCTTTGTAAAAATTTTCTATCTTTAGTTCGCTAAATTTTTCGCCTTGTTTAAACTTATAATCAGGAAGTGGAGTATCGGCTTTTAAAACTCCATATAAATTTGAAAAAATAAGAACATTTTCATCTATATATTTTTGTGAATTTAAATCCAAAGAGCGGTAATCAAGCGCTTTATAAGCTACGCCGTCGTATCTTAAAACAGCTTTTATGCCTAAATTTGACTTAAAGCTTTTTTTATAGTACTCCACGCTTTTTTCATCTTTTGTGCCAAAAAGTTTGCTAAGCTCTTCAAAAGATGCGCTTAATATGAAGTTTTCATAAGCGTTTAAAACAAATTCTCGTTTTTCTTTTAAAGATGGAAATATAAAATTATCTAAACTAAATTTAGCACTTGCGCTAACTTGGGATTTCATCTCGCTTGGCGAAAAAAGAATTTTCATAATCTGCCTTGTAGTTTTGAAATAAAATGTGTAAAAAGAGTGGTGCGCCCTAGAGAATTCGAATCTCTGACCTTTTGAACCGCAATCAAATGCTCTATCCAGCTGAGCTAAGGGCGCATAAATTTAAAAGAAACGAAATTGTACTAAAATTTAACTTAAAATTAGCAAAAGCACTAAAATTTAATAAAAAGATGACAAATTTAAGGTTTCGTAAATAAATTTATACTAATATAGCAAAACTATTATCTTACATAAAGGTGTTTAAGTGATACATAAAATTCTTATAGCAAATCGCGGCGAGATTGCGGTTAGGGTCATTAGAGCGTGCAGAGACTTGCACTTAAAAAGCGTGGCTATCTACACAAAACCAGATAAAGCTTCTCTTCATGTGCGTATAGCAGATGAAGCTTACGAGATAGGCGAACACCCAATGCACGGCTATCTTGATGCAAAACGCATAGTAGAAGTTGCTAAACACTGTGGAGCGGATGCGATTCATCCAGGATATGGTTTTTTAAGTGAAAACTATGAATTTGCCAAAGAGGTTGAAGATGCAGGGCTGATTTTCATAGGGCCAAAAGCCGATGTTATAAGAAAAATGGGTAACAAAAACATCGCTCGTTATCTTATGCGTAAAAATGGTATCCCAGTTGTTCCAGGAACTGAAACATTAAACAACGAAACACTAGAAACGATAAAAAGATACGCTAGCCAAATAGGCTATCCAGTTATCTTAAAAGCAAGCGGTGGTGGCGGCGGACGTGGAATTCGTGAAGTGCATAAAGAGGCTGATTTAGAGGGGCTTTTAGATGACTGTAAACGTGAAGCTAAAGCGTTTTTTAACAACGATGAAGTCTTTATGGAAAAACTTATCTTAAACCCAAGACACATCGAGTTTCAAATTTTAGGTGATAACTATGGAAATATCATACATCTGCTTGAGCGCGACTGCTCGATTCAAAGAAGACATCAAAAAATCATCGAAATAGCACCAAGTCCAACGATGAGTGAAAACTTACGTAAAACTATGGGCGTAACAGCGGTTGCTGCGGCAAAAGCGGTAAACTACACAAGTGTTGGAACGGTTGAGTTTTTACTAGATGATTATAATAATTTTTATTTTATGGAGATGAATACAAGAATTCAAGTCGAGCATGGAGTAACTGAAGAGATAACTGGAATTGATTTGATAGTGCGTCAAATTCGAATTGCAGCGGGCGAGATACTAGATATCGAGCAAAGTGATATAAAATCTCAAGGTTTTGCTATAGAAGCTCGTATAGTTGCAGAAGACGCGGCTAAAAACTTTACGCCAGCCCTTGGCAAGGTTACAGGATATTATCCAGCTTTAGGACCTTCAGTCAGGGTTGATAGTCACTTGTATAAAGACTACAACATACCTCCATTTTACGACTCGCTTTTAGCAAAGCTTATGGTTAGATCTACAAGCTATGATCTAGCGGTAAATAAGTTAGAAAGAGCGCTAGAAGAGTTTGCTATTGAAGGCATTTGCACGACGATACCGTTTCTTTTAGCTATTAGTAGAAGCCGTGAGTTTAGAAGAGGATTTTTTGATACATCTTATACCGATAGGCACTTGCCATATCTTAGAGAAGAGATGAAAAAATATAAAGATAAAGCTAATAAATTTAGCCAAGAAGATGACTTAAAAGCCGTTGTTATCGAGGCTATAAAGAGATTAAAAGAGGATAGGGCGAAAAATGAATGATTTTTTTGACAGCTTAAAAGATATCAAAAAAGATATGATAAAAGAGCAAAAAAAAGATGAGCCAAAACAAGTTAAAAAGACAAATCCAAACAGAGATGAGTTTAAAGATATATTTAAAGATGATGAATTTGATGTGGAAAAAGAGAGTGTAAAAGCTCGCCAAAAAAGGCTGCAAGATGAATTTAGCGAGTATGTAAAGCACACAAATATCAAAAAGATATGATGAACTTGATACCATTTTGCACTCTTGATACGACTTGCCCATATTTACCAGATAGAAAGAGTAGAACGGAGTATATCTACATCGAAGGATGTAACTTCGAGCTTAACTCAAAGCTGGTTAGATATGGGTTTAGGCGTTTTGGAAGATACTTTCAAAAACCAGTGTGTCAAGGGTGCGATAAGTGCGTAAGCGTGCGCGTAGATAGCTTTTCTTTTTTACCATCAAAAAGCCAAAGAAGAGTCATAAGAAAAAACGAAAACACACGCTGGTACTACTCTAGACCGCTTGTAGATGATGAGCATGTGGAGTTGTTTAAAAAATACCATAGGCATATGTATCATAAAAGGGACTGGAAATACTATGATATGGATCTTAAGAAATACTATGATTTATATGTTTTAGGGTATGGAAATTTTGGCAAGGAAATTTCATACTATAATGAAGCAGGCGAGCTTATATGCGTGGATTTAATCGACATACTTGAAGACGGTATCAGTTCGATTTACTGCTACTACGACCCGGAATACTCACACTTAAGTTTAGGTAAATTTTCTCTTTTAAAAGAGATAGAATTTATTAGAAAATCAGAACTAAGATGGGTTTATCTAGGCTATCATGTAGATGGTTGCCAAAGTTTAGAGTATAAAAAGGACTATCAACCGCAAGAAATTTTAACCGAATATGTTGGGTTTGATAAAGATGCGATTTGGAAGTAGGTGTGATAAATTAGTAAAATTGGGTATAAAAAATACCTAAAAGCTTTGATTTAAAATATATTCAAAGAAAACTAAGATAAAATATAATTTATGAAATTTAAAAAGGCTTATAAATGTTAAAAAACAAAACCATAGCTATAGTTGGGTTAGGATATGTAGGGCTTCCTCTTTTGCATGCATTTGCTAAAAAGTACAAAAATGTTATCGGTTATGATATAAACCAAACGCGAATAGATGAGCTAAAAAGTGGTTATGATAGAACTTTAGAATTAGATGATAAGAAAATAGATGAAATAAAAGACAACGTTCTTTACACAACTGATATAAAAGAGCTTAAAAGAGCGAACATCTATATAGTTACAGTTCCAACTCCAATAGATGATAAAAATAAGCCAGATTTAACACCTCTTATAATGTCTAGTAGGAGCATAGGTACAGTGCTTGATAAAGGCGATATAGTGATATATGAAAGCACTGTTTACCCTGGCGTTACGGAAGATGTTTGTGTGCCAGAACTAGAAAAAAGCTCAAATTTAAAGTTTAATAAAGACTTTTTTTGTGGATATTCGCCAGAACGTATAAATCCAGGAGATAAAGAACACACTGTAAGTAAAATTTTAAAAGTTACAAGCGGTAGTACGCCAGAAATCGCAGATGTCGTAGATGAACTTTATAAAAGTATTATAACTGCTGGTACTTTTAGAGCAAGCAGCATAAAAGTAGCAGAAGCTAGTAAAGTTATAGAAAACACGCAAAGAGACGTGCTTATAGCTCTTACAAATGAATTAGCGCTTATCTTTAACATGATGGGAATAGATACAAATGAAGTTATAGAAGCAGCTGGAACTAAGTGGAATTTTATAAAGTTAAAACCTGGGCTTGTAGGAGGACACTGTATAGGCGTAGATCCATACTATCTAACTTACCGCGCAGAAGAGCTTGGATATAAGCCAAATTTGATACTAAATGCAAGGCAGATAAACAACTCTATGGCAAAATATATAGCTGAGCAAACTATACGAACATTAATCGATAAAGATAAAAAAGTCAAAGGTTCAAATATCTTAGTTTTGGGTGTAACTTTTAAAGAAAATTGTACTGATTTGCGCAATACAAAGGTTGTTGATATCATAGAAGAGCTAAAAAGTTATGGCATAAATGTGGATGTGTATGATCCTTGGGTTGATCCAAAGGAAGAGAAGAAAAAATATAAACATGGTATTATAGAGAATCCTTTCAAAAAAGATAAAAAGTATGATGCTGCTATTTTAGCTGTTGCGCATGATGAATTTAAAAAACTAACTCAAAAAGATTATGAGAATGTTTTGGATAATGATATGATAATAATCGATGTAAAAGGCATAGCGCCAAATCCAACTTGGAAGCTGTAAATTAAATACATGGTTAAACTAGATTATAGTAAAATATAGAAATTTTATATGAAGAAAGAGCTATGATAGAACAAATTTTTCGCGAGTATGACATAAGAGGGCTTTTTGGTAAAGAGTTGGATGAAAGAAGTGTTAAAGCTATCGGATTAGCGCTTGGTGAGCATATAGCAAAATTTGGGCTAAAGAGCGTTAGTGTTGGATACGATGCAAGGCTGAGCGCAAATGAGCTTTTTACTTGGCTTAGCAGTGGCTTAAATTTAGCTGGGCTTAATGTATATGATATCGGCATGGCGCCGACTCCAGTTGGCTACTTTAGCGTATTTACTTATAAATTTGATGCAAATATCATGATAACAGGATCGCACAACCCAAAAGAATATAATGGTTTTAAAATCACCATAGGAACTGATAGTTTCTTTGGCGAGGATTTAAAAGCGCTTGGCAAAAAAGTGGCAAATTTGATGGATTGCAACGTAGAAATTCCTACAAATTCAGCTTGTGAAAAATATGATATTTTAAGCAATTATATAGAATTTTTCAAAAAGGAATTTGCTCATTTAAATGGCTATAATCTACCTTTTGTAATCGACTGTGCTAACGGTGCGGCGGGTATCACTGTGAGTAAAATTTGCAAAGAGTTAAATTTAAATGCAAAGATTTTATATCCAAATCCTGATGGAAATTTTCCAAACCACCATCCAGATCCATCTGAAGAGAAAAATTTAGTTGATTTGAAACATCAAATGAGTGAAAACAGGCTAAATTTAGGTTTTGGGTTTGATGGAGATGCAGATAGAATAGCGGTTTTAACTTCAAAAAGAAACATCAAAGGCGATGAGCTTGCCTGCCTTTTAGCGTTAAATATGACAAATCCACGAATTTTAGGCGAGGTAAAATGCTCTCAAGTGATGTACGATGAGATAGATAAAATCGGCAAAAGCTTCATGGGAAAAACTGGACATAGCAACATCAAAAAGGCGATGAAAGAGCTTGATATCGACCTTGCGGCTGAAGTGAGCGGGCATATATTTTTCAAAGAACGCTACTTTGGCTTTGATGATGCGGTTTATGCGATGATGAGAGTGCTTGAGCTTGTAAAACTCGGCTTTGACTTAGATGCTGAACTTGATAAGCTTCCTAAACTTTATAGCACTGATGAGATTAAAATCCACACTAGCGAAGAGATGAAATTTAAGATAATTGCGGCTTTAAAAAGCGAGATTATAAATGGCATAGATGGACTGCCGCCGATTCGAGATATCATCGATATAGACGGACTTAGAGTTAGGTTTGATGATGGTTGGGCGCTTGTTAGAGCGAGTAACACAACACCTGTTTTAGTAACTAGGTTTGAAGCTAGGAGCAATGAGTTTTTAAAGCTTTTACAAGATAGGTTTATGAAATTTGTGGATAATGTGAGAGAAAGAATTTGAAAAACGAACGCAAAAGTGGTGTAATATTATCATATGTTAATATTTTTTTAAATTTAATTGTTACGCTTTTTTACACTCCTTTTGTTTTGAGGATTTTAGGACAGAGTGAATTTGGACTTTTTTCTTTAGCTATGAGTATAATTGGCTATCTTGTTATACTTGATTTTGGTCTTGGAAATGCTATCATAGTTTTTACTTCTAAATACCGTGCTAGAGCGGAGTTTGATACTGAAAAAACACTTCATGGGACTGTTTTTACTATTTATATTATTATGAGTGTTTTTGCTATTTTAGCTGGGGTAACATTTTCGCTAAAAGTGGAGTATTTTTTTGGTAAATCTATGAGTATTGAAGAGCTAAATACAATTCGAATTTTGTTTTTAATACTCACTTTAAATATAGCAATAACTCTACCTATGAATATATACACAGCAATTTTAAATGCCTATGAAAAGTTTACTTTTTTAAAGGTTATTACTATTATACGAACACTTCTTATGCCTATAGTTATTTTGCCGCTACTTTTTTTAGGCTATAAATCTATAGTAATGGTAGCTTCAATAACAATTATTAATTTTATTTGTTTAGGACTAAATTTTTGGTATTATCGCAAAAATATTGGTTCTAAAATCAGTATCTTTAACTTTAAATTTGATATGTTAAAAATCGTTTGTTCATACTCTTTTTTTATATTTTTAACCATGGTTGTTGATCAGATAAATTGGCAAGCTGGAAATTTTATAATAGGTTCTTTTTTGGGCACGAAAGATGTAGCTATTTTTTCTATAGCTGTACTTATCAATACTTCTTTTATGATACTTTCAACCGCAGTTAGTGGAGTTATGCTACCAAAAATCTCAACTATGGTTTCGCAAGGAGTTTCAAATTCTATCCTAACAGATGAGATGATAAAGATAGGTCGATTGCAAAATTATATTATATTTTTTATATTAAGTACTTTTTTTATATTTGGGAGAGAATTTATTATCTTATGGGCTGGTAAAAGCTATGAAATGGCATATTTGACTACTATGATTATGATGATACCGCTTGCTATACCACTTATTCAAAATTTAGGTCTTAGTATACTTCAAGCTAAAAACAGATTTAAATTTAAGGCTATAACTACTTTAGTAGGGGCAATTTTTAATATCATCATAAGTATTATCTTGGTTCCAAAAATAGGAATAATAGGAGCTGCTTTGGGAACATGTTTCAATCTTTTTATTATAAATGGTATTATTATAAATATTTTTTATCATAAAAAAATTGGCTTAGATATGTATAAATTCTGGCTTAGTATTATAAGAATAATACTTCCTTTGGTGGTATTGGCTTTTATAATTTTTTGTTTATATACTAGTTATAAGACTTATAGCATTTTACATTTTATATCATTTACATTGCTATATGGATTATGCTACTTTACAGTTAGCTATAAATTTTGTATGAATGATTATGAAAAAGCTATTTTAAATTCTGCTTTTGTTAAAATAGGTGTTAAATTTAAGGGTGATAAATGAAACCAAATGTTATAGAAGCAGTAGTTAAAAAAGATAGATGTATAGGTTGTGGCGCTTGTGCTGGTCTATGTCCAGCATCTGTCTTGAAGATGAAATTTAACAGTAGTGGTATCTATGAACCTATGGAAATTCCGGGCTGTCTTGAAAAGTGTAAAATTTGTCTTGATGCTTGCCCATTTTTTGATAAAGAACTGGAAGAAAAAAATATATCACAAGAGTTATATGGTGATAATCCAAAAAACTTCAAAGAACTTGGAAATTTTATAAACACATATTCATTTTGCTTAAAAGAAAATAATGAAAGAATAAAAAGCGCAAGCGGTGGGGCGGGGTATTATATATTATCACAACTTTTATCTAAAGACGAAGTTGATAAAATAATAGCGGTTGAGCCGAACGAAGATCCTGAATATCTTTTTAAATTTGCTGTTTTTTCTAACAAAGAAGAGCTTAAAAACTCAAGGAGTTCAGCTTACTATCCTGTAACCATGGAAGAAGTTATAAAGTTTGTATTAAAAAACAATCATAGATATGCCATAGTGACTTTACCTTGTTTTGCTAAGGCATTGAGATTCGCACAAAAAACAAACTATAAATTAAGAAATAGGGTTAAATACATAATCGGCTTAGTATGTGGACAAATCAAAACTAAGCATTTTGCACAGACTCTAGGAAATTTGAGCTTTAAAGATGAAAAGGCTTTAAAAAAGGTAGATTTTCGCTTTAAAGTAGAAAATAGACCAAGCTCAAATTTTGCTTTTAAATTTACGTCTACCGACGACTGGTCGTCTACCGACGACAGAAAAACATCACCAAGTTTATTTTGGGGAAGTAGAGCGTTTACGCCTTTTGCCTGTAATAACTGTAATGATACTTTTGCGCTGTGCTGTGATGCTGTGCTAATGGATGCGTGGTTGCCTGAGTTTACTAAAGACTGGAGAGGGCATTCTTTGGTGATTACACGAGAGAAGACAATAGATGAAATATTTAAAAACAGTAGTGAAATTTGCGAAGTTTATGACTATAAAAGAGTTTATTTATCACAAAAACAAGTAGTAGAAAATAAACAAATGTTTTATTATAAAAAAGCTCATTTTTATGAAAAAAGACTATATGAAGCTAAGTTAAAAGTGCAAGAAAAAAGTAATAAAGATAAAGAAAAAATTCTATACACGATAGAAGAGTATGCAAAAGAGTTAAAAAGATACCAACTTTTTACATTGCCATACCGAGCCACAAGAAAAATATATAGAATAATTAGGAGTAAAATTTGAAGATAGCTGTTTTAACATTTCCTCTTCTTAACAATTATGGTGGAATCTTGCAAGCTTTTGCTATGATGAAAATGCTTAAAAATCTAGGACATGAGCCAATGCTTGTAAATTTAAAATTAAGAATAGATATAAAATTTAAAATAAAATATTTTATAAAAAGATATTTACTATGCTGTTTTAAAAAATATAGAAATCCGGTTGATTTTGCTCAAAATAAAAATATAAAAAAATTTATAAAAAATAATATTAATCCAAAAACAAAAAAAATTTATAATATTGATGAGCTATATGCATTATTCAATGAAAATAATTTTAATGCGTGTATTGTTGGTAGTGATCAAGTGTTTGCATTAATGGGAATTTATAATTTTACGGGTATATATAGCTTGTACTTCTTGCATGATAATATTATTAGAATAGCTTATGCTGCTTCTTTTGGCGGCGATACATATAGAGGAGATAAAACAAAAATTGATTTTTATAGTAAAAATCTAAAAAAATTTGAATTAATCTCTGTAAGAGAAAAAAGTGGAGTTGAAATTTGCAATAAAATTTTTGGTGTTGAGGCAACGCATGTATTAGACCCAACTATGATGATAAATAAAAACAATTATATAAAGCTTTTTAGGTACATTAAAGAAAGTAAAAGTGAGGGTAAAATTTTGGCCTATATATTAGATAAAAATGGTGTAAAAGATAATACTATAAAAAATATATCAAAAAATAAAAATTTATGTATATATGAGATAAATGATGGAAAAAGTACTGATAATACAGTATCTATAGAAGGATGGATTAAAGCTATATATGATGCAGAAATTGTTATAACAGATTCATTTCATGGATGCGTATTTTCGATAATTTTTAATAAACAATTTTATTGCTTTATAAATGAAGAGCGTGGAGCGGATAGATTTTATTCGCTTTTAGATATATTTAACTTAAGAAATAGAATAATTGACAATAGCACGAATTTTAATAATAATATAAATTACAATAATATAAATAAATTACTTCTAGATTTTATTGAAAAATCTAGAAGTATATTGAAGAAAAGTATATAAATTATGAAAATGGATATATCGTGAAAATTAACAAATATAAAAATTATATTTATTTTTTATTTTTATTATCACCTTTTGTAGATTCGTTATCTGGATATTTAATATTGAATAATTATTTGTCTGAAGGTTCTTTAGCTACACCATCTCAGATTTATCGAGCGCTCGTATCAATCTTTTCTTTTTTGATAATATTACATAGTAAAAAATATTTTCTTTATTTATTATTATTTTCTTTATATTTTTTATTATTAGAGACATTTATTTTTTTATTACACGGGTCAATATATACCTATTTGATTGGTTTAATTTATTCTTATAAAATTATTTATCTATTCCTTCTATTTTTTTCAATATATGTTTTATTAATAAAAAAATATATTAATTATAGTTTTTTATTAATAAATATCAATATTTGTATTGCTTTAACTTCTATAATATTAATAACATCTTTTGTTTTCAA
It encodes:
- a CDS encoding nucleotide sugar dehydrogenase, coding for MLKNKTIAIVGLGYVGLPLLHAFAKKYKNVIGYDINQTRIDELKSGYDRTLELDDKKIDEIKDNVLYTTDIKELKRANIYIVTVPTPIDDKNKPDLTPLIMSSRSIGTVLDKGDIVIYESTVYPGVTEDVCVPELEKSSNLKFNKDFFCGYSPERINPGDKEHTVSKILKVTSGSTPEIADVVDELYKSIITAGTFRASSIKVAEASKVIENTQRDVLIALTNELALIFNMMGIDTNEVIEAAGTKWNFIKLKPGLVGGHCIGVDPYYLTYRAEELGYKPNLILNARQINNSMAKYIAEQTIRTLIDKDKKVKGSNILVLGVTFKENCTDLRNTKVVDIIEELKSYGINVDVYDPWVDPKEEKKKYKHGIIENPFKKDKKYDAAILAVAHDEFKKLTQKDYENVLDNDMIIIDVKGIAPNPTWKL
- a CDS encoding phosphomannomutase/phosphoglucomutase; this encodes MIEQIFREYDIRGLFGKELDERSVKAIGLALGEHIAKFGLKSVSVGYDARLSANELFTWLSSGLNLAGLNVYDIGMAPTPVGYFSVFTYKFDANIMITGSHNPKEYNGFKITIGTDSFFGEDLKALGKKVANLMDCNVEIPTNSACEKYDILSNYIEFFKKEFAHLNGYNLPFVIDCANGAAGITVSKICKELNLNAKILYPNPDGNFPNHHPDPSEEKNLVDLKHQMSENRLNLGFGFDGDADRIAVLTSKRNIKGDELACLLALNMTNPRILGEVKCSQVMYDEIDKIGKSFMGKTGHSNIKKAMKELDIDLAAEVSGHIFFKERYFGFDDAVYAMMRVLELVKLGFDLDAELDKLPKLYSTDEIKIHTSEEMKFKIIAALKSEIINGIDGLPPIRDIIDIDGLRVRFDDGWALVRASNTTPVLVTRFEARSNEFLKLLQDRFMKFVDNVRERI
- a CDS encoding oligosaccharide flippase family protein, which codes for MKNERKSGVILSYVNIFLNLIVTLFYTPFVLRILGQSEFGLFSLAMSIIGYLVILDFGLGNAIIVFTSKYRARAEFDTEKTLHGTVFTIYIIMSVFAILAGVTFSLKVEYFFGKSMSIEELNTIRILFLILTLNIAITLPMNIYTAILNAYEKFTFLKVITIIRTLLMPIVILPLLFLGYKSIVMVASITIINFICLGLNFWYYRKNIGSKISIFNFKFDMLKIVCSYSFFIFLTMVVDQINWQAGNFIIGSFLGTKDVAIFSIAVLINTSFMILSTAVSGVMLPKISTMVSQGVSNSILTDEMIKIGRLQNYIIFFILSTFFIFGREFIILWAGKSYEMAYLTTMIMMIPLAIPLIQNLGLSILQAKNRFKFKAITTLVGAIFNIIISIILVPKIGIIGAALGTCFNLFIINGIIINIFYHKKIGLDMYKFWLSIIRIILPLVVLAFIIFCLYTSYKTYSILHFISFTLLYGLCYFTVSYKFCMNDYEKAILNSAFVKIGVKFKGDK
- a CDS encoding Coenzyme F420 hydrogenase/dehydrogenase, beta subunit C-terminal domain, coding for MKPNVIEAVVKKDRCIGCGACAGLCPASVLKMKFNSSGIYEPMEIPGCLEKCKICLDACPFFDKELEEKNISQELYGDNPKNFKELGNFINTYSFCLKENNERIKSASGGAGYYILSQLLSKDEVDKIIAVEPNEDPEYLFKFAVFSNKEELKNSRSSAYYPVTMEEVIKFVLKNNHRYAIVTLPCFAKALRFAQKTNYKLRNRVKYIIGLVCGQIKTKHFAQTLGNLSFKDEKALKKVDFRFKVENRPSSNFAFKFTSTDDWSSTDDRKTSPSLFWGSRAFTPFACNNCNDTFALCCDAVLMDAWLPEFTKDWRGHSLVITREKTIDEIFKNSSEICEVYDYKRVYLSQKQVVENKQMFYYKKAHFYEKRLYEAKLKVQEKSNKDKEKILYTIEEYAKELKRYQLFTLPYRATRKIYRIIRSKI
- a CDS encoding polysaccharide pyruvyl transferase family protein encodes the protein MKIAVLTFPLLNNYGGILQAFAMMKMLKNLGHEPMLVNLKLRIDIKFKIKYFIKRYLLCCFKKYRNPVDFAQNKNIKKFIKNNINPKTKKIYNIDELYALFNENNFNACIVGSDQVFALMGIYNFTGIYSLYFLHDNIIRIAYAASFGGDTYRGDKTKIDFYSKNLKKFELISVREKSGVEICNKIFGVEATHVLDPTMMINKNNYIKLFRYIKESKSEGKILAYILDKNGVKDNTIKNISKNKNLCIYEINDGKSTDNTVSIEGWIKAIYDAEIVITDSFHGCVFSIIFNKQFYCFINEERGADRFYSLLDIFNLRNRIIDNSTNFNNNINYNNINKLLLDFIEKSRSILKKSI